From a region of the Arachis ipaensis cultivar K30076 chromosome B09, Araip1.1, whole genome shotgun sequence genome:
- the LOC110266792 gene encoding uncharacterized protein LOC110266792 has translation MYKLAGKLKKCRHRLVDWQKISSSNSKNRIINLKESIAAESEKGEQANPIDLRVMESELEEALESEERYWRKKSRIKWLRWGNRNTKFFHSKFKTRNRRNKIHHLEDDEGNTATTSEGIAEMTQKYFEKLFNSSNPKDPKEDIQGIPQKIDNTTNRMLVQIVTEKEIKSAVFSINSFSALEDDGFTAKFFQFFWKTIKKDVCQAVRSFFQRGRLISDNVLIAHGFMHFLKNKSYGEMEMDLKLDMSKTYDRVEWSCVWVIMRKLGFCNKWMNWIKECVMTVSYSVTVDEGLSHMLHRGEQRLEFSGILRTLRNYEEISGQVVNMDKSSVFFSKNTLLPIRDQIATILQVPHVGNQNKYLGLPAIVQRSKRATFNYIKEKVNQKLQHWKRALLSPSEREVLIKAMATAVPLYTLSCFKLHETLLDELQ, from the exons ATGTACAAGTTGGCTGGAAAATTGAAGAAATGTAGACATCGATTAGTAGACTGGCAAAAGATCTCATCTTCAAATTCAAAGAACCGAATAATCAACCTCAAAGAAAGCATTGCTGCTGAATCTGAAAAAGGGGAACAAGCCAATCCTATTGATCTAAGGGTGATGGAGTCTGAATTGGAGGAAGCATTGGAGAGTGAAGAGAGATACTGGCGGAAGAAATCTAGGATAAAGTGGCTAAGATGGGGGAATAGAAATACAAAGTTCTTCCATTCCAAGTTTAAAACAAGGAATAGAAGAAATAAAATCCATCATCTAGAGGATGACGAAGGTAATACTGCTACTACTTCTGAAGGCATCGCTGAAATGACCCAAAAATACTTTGAGAAGCTCTTTAATTCGAGCAATCCGAAAGACCCAAAGGAGGATATTCAAGGAATCCCTCAGAAGATCGATAATACAACTAATAGGATGCTGGTCCAAATAGTAACTGAGAAGGAAATTAAGTCAGCTGTTTTCTCTATTAACTCCTTTTCAGCCCTTGAGGATGATGGTTTTACTGCTAAATTCTTCCAGTTCTTTTGGAAAACAATAAAAAAGGATGTATGTCAAGCTGTCAGAAGTTTCTTTCAGAGAG GAAGATTAATTAGTGATAATGTCTTAATAGCTCATGGGTTTATGCATTTCTTGAAAAACAAGAGCTATGGTGAAATGGAGATGGATTTGAAATTGGACATGAGTAAGACATACGACAGGGTTGAGTGGTCTTGTGTTTGGGTCATTATGAGGAAATTGGGTTTTTGTAACAAATGGATGAATTGGATTAAGGAGTGTGTGATGACAGTTTCGTACTCTGTTACTGTGGATG AGGGCCTCTCCCATATGCTCCACAGAGGAGAACAGAGGCTAGAGTTTTCTG GAATACTGCGTACCCTACGAAACTACGAGGAAATTAGCGGCCAAGTGGTAAATATGGATAAGTCATCGGTGTTTTTCAGTAAAAACACTCTTCTTCCTATCCGAGATCAAATAGCTACCATTCTTCAAGTTCCTCATGTTGGTAATCAAAACAAATACCTGGGTTTACCAGCAATCGTCCAGAGATCAAAGAGAGCTACTTTTAATTACATTAAAGAAAAGGTTAATCAGAAGCTACAACATTGGAAGAGGGCACTATTGTCACCAAGTGAGAGGGAGGTTTTGATCAAAGCGATGGCTACAGCTGTTCCGTTATATACGCTTAGCTGTTTTAAGCTCCATGAGACACTTTTAGATGAACTGCAATGA